One Nocardioides oleivorans DNA segment encodes these proteins:
- a CDS encoding Ig-like domain-containing protein, producing MSSILQAANGARPHTRGEVVTRVGVTFAFVASSMVAAVAVDTALAPGASAAPVPIASVTVEPVVTPTATVATTAGNPCNAGAVGGTCGGPVTMEYGVGDAQRLVDFTVGGVTTRVLPGGNDGSYVDLLRVDNATITGVKDLIFAARASAAAPFNQVVSSNPAGRSMQDVVGTSIITEGTDNTFANAATTNTNNIERISFMRSTPISTTNPTGAGLALLERGGNDPFKVAAVTAIDGQGRPTAWGPIVSVPTTAWGTVRDNMPSTVLSRTGNEVNYRPTDVTGAQRVAGVYISLADLGVSAGQQIRGVSLLPNDATTAAQASPILTTDGSANGGLDLIGATFATSNTPVVQDPPTASTDQGEPVTVTVPYQPGDTLTTIEEIRLVAPPGGTVNGDGTVVTVPGEGVFTLDPATAEVTFAPAPGFSGPATPVDVVVTDNLGGTGTGTVTVDVVPVLVPDTTTGPRGVPQSIDPLVNDGIPGVTLVPGSLTLIGANGQPATTVQVGQGTYELVGGQIVFTPLPGFVGTATPVTYQVRDTDDHTLQSTYTPTVVAGPPVATDDSTSTAYERPVVLEGATNDDADGASVTIQPGRTVFTSPDATNNGKTLTTDEGTWQVNGDGTVTFTPADGYSGTTDPVEYRVYDSADGTDTATLVVTVRPGPSAQPDEDTTPQGVAVTLAPTVLSNDTPGQPASGGPGSFDLPSFVFVPGATPGGVVSDGGKTLTIDGQGVFTIAPDGAVTFEPEPGFRGVTTPAAYTVDDSVGNPTGSTITITVDPVEPDATDDSAATAFNTAVEFDFTGNDVAGDVDVPIDDASGTFEAGDNPATWTITNGGKTITVPGQGSFTLNDSGRVTFTPEDGYDGTTSAVTYTIRDANGTPTKADLRVTVRPGPSADDDEATTPQNVDVRVDVLDGDVPGPNADGTPGSWDTGSVRFVQADQPAGAVVGNGGKTLTVPDEGVYTVNPDGTITFDPEPDFRADATPVVYTVTDSHGNDASAELAITVTGIDPVANDDAASTPFNAAVTLPGATDDTAGATTAPLVPGLTVFPATGQPAGAVVSTDGRTITVPTQGEYVIQADGSVEFTPAPGYTGTTTPVTYRIEDSNGTTDTAQLTVTVRRGPSASPDDDTTPQNVDVTVPVLDNDSAGLLANGDPGSFDLGSVVFPTSGQPVGATVSPNGKTLTVPGEGVYTVNADGTITFDPEDAFTGPASAVTYAVTDQAGNEVSSTLVITVAPVVPVATDDSASTPFNTPVTLPGVTNGAAGAASAPLVPGQTVFTTAGQPAGATVSPDGKTIAVPGQGTWTILADGSVTFTPVAGFTGVTSPVTYRIEDSNGTTDTAQLTVTVRPAPRAVGDTGTTPQNVDLTVQVLGNDVPGANADGSAGSWVAASVVFTTAGQPAGSTVSADGKTLTVPDQGTYTVNADGSITFDPLPAFAGIASPVTYAVADSHGNQVTATLTITVTPVAPTAVDDRATTPHHTPVLIDVLRNDTPGSVSAAFDPSTLRLVDPATGRPATTVIVPGEGVWTVVDGQVRFEPEKGFTGTASPIDYTVSDVNGTQVTATITVVVGPIGKAKPDKDQTTPTTPVTVDVLDNDQSAPGEELEPGSVCLLTGTASGKVAAGSSAARCVKEHTLDGVGTWVVNADGTITFTPVKGYTGTASIDYTVTDSADNVYQSTLTVSVKGDPDVADNQGNGGNGDDGGNGQDLPDTGGPQVLLVWTALGLLLAGAALVLTGRRRRQPRRH from the coding sequence ATGAGCTCGATCCTGCAGGCAGCCAATGGTGCACGTCCGCACACCAGGGGCGAGGTGGTCACCCGGGTGGGCGTCACCTTCGCGTTCGTCGCGAGCTCGATGGTCGCGGCCGTCGCCGTCGACACCGCGCTCGCTCCGGGCGCGAGCGCAGCGCCTGTGCCGATCGCGTCCGTCACGGTGGAGCCGGTCGTGACCCCGACTGCGACGGTGGCCACCACCGCGGGCAACCCGTGCAACGCCGGAGCAGTCGGCGGCACCTGTGGTGGCCCGGTCACCATGGAGTACGGCGTGGGGGACGCGCAGCGGCTGGTCGACTTCACCGTCGGCGGCGTGACCACGCGCGTGCTCCCGGGCGGCAACGACGGCAGCTACGTGGACCTGCTGCGCGTCGACAACGCCACCATCACCGGGGTCAAGGACCTGATCTTCGCCGCGCGCGCGAGCGCCGCGGCGCCGTTCAACCAGGTCGTGTCGTCCAACCCGGCCGGCCGCTCGATGCAGGACGTGGTCGGGACCAGCATCATCACCGAGGGCACCGACAACACCTTCGCCAACGCTGCCACGACGAACACCAACAACATCGAGCGGATCAGCTTCATGCGCTCGACGCCGATCTCGACCACCAACCCGACCGGCGCCGGGCTCGCGCTGCTCGAGCGCGGTGGGAACGACCCGTTCAAGGTGGCGGCCGTGACCGCGATCGACGGCCAGGGCCGACCCACCGCCTGGGGGCCGATCGTGTCCGTGCCCACGACCGCGTGGGGCACCGTGCGGGACAACATGCCGTCCACCGTGCTCAGCCGCACCGGCAACGAGGTCAACTACCGACCGACGGACGTCACCGGCGCCCAGCGCGTGGCCGGCGTCTACATCTCCCTCGCCGACCTCGGCGTGAGCGCCGGACAGCAGATCCGCGGCGTCTCCCTGCTGCCGAACGACGCCACCACTGCTGCGCAGGCCAGCCCGATCCTCACCACGGACGGCAGTGCCAACGGTGGCCTGGACCTGATCGGTGCCACCTTCGCCACCTCCAACACCCCCGTGGTGCAGGACCCGCCGACGGCCTCGACCGACCAGGGCGAGCCGGTGACGGTCACGGTGCCCTACCAGCCCGGTGACACCCTCACCACGATCGAGGAGATCCGCCTCGTGGCGCCCCCCGGCGGGACCGTCAACGGGGACGGCACCGTCGTCACCGTCCCGGGCGAGGGAGTGTTCACGCTCGACCCCGCGACTGCCGAGGTCACCTTCGCGCCGGCGCCCGGCTTCAGCGGCCCCGCCACGCCCGTCGACGTCGTCGTCACCGACAACCTCGGCGGCACCGGCACGGGCACCGTCACCGTCGACGTCGTGCCGGTCCTCGTCCCCGACACCACCACCGGACCCCGCGGCGTACCGCAGTCGATCGACCCGCTGGTCAACGACGGCATCCCGGGCGTGACCCTCGTCCCCGGGTCCCTCACCCTCATCGGCGCGAACGGCCAGCCGGCCACGACCGTCCAGGTGGGCCAGGGAACCTACGAGCTCGTCGGCGGCCAGATCGTCTTCACGCCCCTCCCCGGCTTCGTCGGGACCGCCACCCCGGTGACCTACCAGGTGCGCGACACCGACGACCACACGCTCCAGTCCACCTACACGCCGACCGTCGTCGCCGGCCCCCCGGTGGCGACCGACGACAGCACCAGCACGGCGTACGAGCGTCCGGTCGTGCTCGAGGGTGCCACCAACGACGACGCCGACGGCGCGAGCGTGACGATCCAGCCGGGTCGCACGGTCTTCACCAGCCCCGACGCGACCAACAACGGCAAGACCCTGACCACCGACGAGGGGACGTGGCAGGTCAACGGCGACGGCACCGTCACCTTCACGCCGGCGGACGGCTACTCCGGGACCACCGATCCGGTCGAGTACCGGGTCTACGACTCGGCCGACGGCACCGACACCGCCACCCTCGTGGTCACCGTGCGTCCGGGCCCGTCGGCCCAGCCGGACGAGGACACCACGCCCCAGGGCGTGGCGGTCACGCTCGCTCCGACGGTCCTCAGCAACGACACGCCCGGCCAGCCGGCCAGTGGCGGACCCGGCTCGTTCGACCTGCCGTCCTTCGTCTTCGTCCCGGGCGCCACTCCCGGCGGCGTGGTCAGCGACGGCGGCAAGACGCTCACGATCGACGGCCAGGGCGTCTTCACCATCGCGCCCGACGGGGCCGTCACCTTCGAGCCCGAGCCCGGCTTCCGCGGTGTGACCACGCCCGCGGCCTACACGGTCGACGACTCGGTCGGCAACCCGACCGGGTCGACGATCACGATCACGGTCGACCCTGTCGAGCCGGACGCGACCGACGACAGCGCCGCCACGGCCTTCAACACCGCGGTCGAGTTCGACTTCACCGGCAACGACGTTGCCGGCGACGTCGACGTGCCGATCGACGACGCGTCCGGCACGTTCGAGGCCGGCGACAACCCGGCGACCTGGACGATCACCAACGGCGGCAAGACCATCACGGTCCCCGGTCAGGGCTCGTTCACGCTGAACGACAGCGGCCGCGTCACCTTCACGCCCGAGGACGGGTACGACGGCACCACCTCCGCGGTGACCTACACGATCCGTGACGCCAACGGGACGCCGACCAAGGCAGACCTGCGGGTCACGGTGCGACCGGGCCCGAGTGCCGACGACGACGAGGCGACCACGCCGCAGAACGTCGACGTCAGGGTCGACGTGCTCGACGGTGACGTCCCCGGCCCGAACGCCGATGGCACACCCGGCTCGTGGGACACCGGCTCGGTGCGCTTCGTGCAGGCCGACCAGCCCGCCGGGGCCGTCGTGGGCAACGGGGGCAAGACCCTGACGGTGCCCGACGAGGGCGTCTACACCGTCAACCCCGACGGCACGATCACCTTCGACCCGGAGCCGGACTTCCGCGCAGACGCGACCCCGGTCGTCTACACGGTGACCGACAGCCACGGCAACGACGCCTCGGCCGAGCTGGCGATCACGGTGACGGGCATCGACCCGGTCGCCAACGACGACGCGGCCAGCACGCCGTTCAACGCCGCGGTGACCCTGCCGGGTGCGACCGACGACACCGCCGGCGCGACCACCGCGCCGCTGGTGCCGGGCCTCACGGTCTTCCCGGCCACCGGCCAGCCGGCCGGTGCCGTGGTCTCGACCGACGGCCGGACCATCACCGTCCCGACCCAGGGTGAGTACGTCATCCAGGCTGACGGTTCGGTGGAGTTCACGCCCGCGCCCGGCTACACCGGCACCACCACGCCGGTGACCTACCGGATCGAGGACAGCAACGGCACGACCGACACCGCCCAGCTGACCGTCACCGTCCGCCGCGGCCCGTCGGCCTCTCCGGACGACGACACCACGCCGCAGAACGTGGACGTCACCGTGCCGGTCCTCGACAACGACTCCGCGGGCCTCCTGGCCAACGGCGACCCGGGGTCCTTCGACCTCGGCTCGGTCGTCTTCCCGACGTCCGGACAGCCTGTCGGAGCGACCGTGTCGCCGAACGGCAAGACCCTGACGGTGCCCGGCGAGGGCGTCTACACGGTCAACGCCGACGGCACGATCACCTTCGACCCGGAGGACGCGTTCACGGGTCCGGCCAGCGCGGTGACCTACGCCGTGACCGACCAGGCCGGCAACGAGGTCTCCTCGACGCTCGTCATCACGGTCGCACCGGTCGTCCCCGTGGCCACCGACGACTCCGCCAGCACGCCGTTCAACACCCCGGTGACCCTGCCGGGCGTCACGAACGGCGCTGCCGGCGCCGCCTCGGCCCCGCTGGTGCCCGGCCAGACAGTCTTCACGACGGCCGGCCAGCCTGCCGGTGCCACGGTCTCGCCCGACGGGAAGACGATCGCGGTCCCGGGTCAGGGCACGTGGACGATCCTCGCCGACGGCTCGGTCACCTTCACGCCCGTCGCCGGCTTCACCGGCGTCACCAGCCCGGTGACGTACCGGATCGAGGACAGCAACGGCACCACCGACACCGCGCAGCTCACGGTGACGGTGCGGCCGGCGCCGCGCGCGGTCGGCGACACGGGCACGACGCCGCAGAACGTGGACCTCACCGTCCAGGTCCTCGGCAACGACGTGCCCGGCGCGAACGCCGACGGCAGCGCCGGCTCGTGGGTCGCCGCCTCGGTGGTCTTCACGACGGCCGGCCAGCCTGCCGGCTCGACGGTCTCGGCCGACGGCAAGACCCTGACGGTGCCCGACCAGGGCACCTACACGGTCAACGCCGACGGCTCGATCACCTTCGACCCGCTGCCTGCCTTCGCCGGCATCGCGAGCCCGGTGACGTACGCCGTCGCCGACAGCCACGGCAACCAGGTGACCGCGACGCTGACGATCACCGTCACGCCCGTGGCGCCGACGGCGGTGGACGACCGGGCGACCACGCCGCACCACACCCCGGTGCTGATCGACGTGCTCCGCAACGACACCCCGGGCTCCGTCTCCGCCGCCTTCGACCCGTCGACGCTGCGCCTGGTCGACCCGGCCACGGGCCGGCCCGCGACCACGGTGATCGTGCCCGGTGAGGGCGTGTGGACCGTCGTCGACGGCCAGGTCCGCTTCGAGCCGGAGAAGGGCTTCACCGGCACGGCCTCGCCGATCGACTACACCGTGTCCGACGTCAACGGCACCCAGGTCACCGCGACGATCACGGTCGTCGTCGGTCCGATCGGCAAGGCGAAGCCCGACAAGGACCAGACCACGCCCACCACGCCGGTGACGGTCGACGTCCTGGACAACGACCAGTCCGCCCCGGGCGAGGAGCTGGAGCCCGGCTCCGTCTGCCTGCTCACCGGTACGGCCAGCGGCAAGGTCGCGGCCGGGTCCTCCGCGGCGAGGTGCGTGAAGGAGCACACCCTCGACGGGGTCGGCACGTGGGTGGTCAACGCCGACGGCACCATCACCTTCACCCCGGTCAAGGGCTACACCGGCACGGCGTCGATCGACTACACGGTCACCGACTCCGCTGACAACGTCTACCAGTCGACGCTCACCGTCTCGGTGAAGGGCGACCCGGACGTGGCCGACAACCAGGGCAACGGCGGGAACGGCGACGACGGCGGGAACGGGCAGGACCTGCCCGACACCGGCGGGCCGCAGGTCCTCCTGGTCTGGACGGCGCTGGGCCTGCTGCTCGCGGGCGCGGCCCTCGTCCTGACCGGTCGCCGTCGCCGCCAGCCGCGACGGCACTGA